Proteins encoded within one genomic window of Leptospira stimsonii:
- the rimM gene encoding ribosome maturation factor RimM (Essential for efficient processing of 16S rRNA), giving the protein MTEGWISLGRLGKPFGIKGFLRFNVRETVLTEFKLPIQLKLRKPDPNFPEKDITILELQAHTGKFIVRIEGINTPEEAERLTGGILLLPAHLLPKIKSKDEFYISDLIGLHAVDESGKKLNWVLKEVLDNPAHSILSFTRPEGEEILIPFIHVYVGEVDLEKKTIVLIRPEVWNEI; this is encoded by the coding sequence CTGAAGGCTGGATTTCACTCGGCCGACTCGGAAAACCCTTTGGAATCAAAGGGTTTCTTCGTTTTAATGTGAGAGAAACCGTTCTCACTGAATTCAAACTTCCCATCCAACTCAAACTTCGAAAACCGGATCCCAATTTTCCGGAGAAAGACATTACAATTCTCGAATTGCAAGCGCATACGGGAAAGTTTATCGTTCGGATCGAAGGAATCAACACACCGGAAGAAGCAGAACGACTTACCGGTGGAATCCTTCTTTTACCGGCTCATCTACTTCCTAAAATCAAAAGCAAAGACGAATTCTATATCTCAGATTTGATCGGTCTTCACGCCGTGGATGAATCCGGAAAGAAATTGAATTGGGTCTTGAAAGAAGTCTTAGACAATCCGGCGCATTCGATTCTTTCTTTTACACGACCCGAAGGAGAAGAAATTTTAATTCCTTTCATTCACGTCTATGTCGGGGAAGTGGATTTAGAAAAGAAAACCATCGTCCTCATCCGGCCGGAGGTATGGAATGAAATTTAA